TTAATTGCACAAGAAGTTGCTAAGCTTGAGGTGTAATGTGTATTCATAAACTAATAAGGTTTCCGACGGAAACCACAAACATTATGTGTGAGAAGAGGTACTAGACTAACCCTATTGTAAAAGGTACTACAAGACtaaaaaagcaaacacgcAGTTTCGTTCGCATCCcgagcgaaagcgagaagATGATTTTTACATAACCGTCTTTAGCTGAAATGGCTATACTCAACAGTAAAATGAATTGTATGTGGACGAAGCAAAATACACTTACATCAACCCGGTCCAGGGACGTCACATCGTTCTGTTCGGTGATGTCCAAACCTTCGAGCAGACCGCTCCAAAGCTCTTCACACGAAACTTCTAGCACTGTTTGAGACTTGCTATCGACATTTTCACCGCCTTTTGCAAACAATGGTTGCTGGTGTATTAACAACTCGGCCTCTTGCAGAATTTCGTCAACACTCCGGTTATCTGCTTCGCTCGTCCAGTTGTTTACATCATTGGCAAACACGTCCTTATCCAAATCGAGATCGGCGCTTTCTTCGTTCAAGTACGCGGATTCcttgaagaaaattaacaaCTCACGCAGCACATACTCGCGAAAAGAAGCGTCACTGTTACGCCTAACGTTTTCATACAATTGCGTTAACTCAGATTCTCCATGTTCTGCAGTCATGTTGACGATTGTTTAATTGCTGTGTGGTGGCTCTAAGTTTGTTATTCTGTAGAGTAAAACGGCGCTGCAAGTGCAGTGCGAAACACATACAGAAACAAATATTCCATTCCAACTTTGGACAACTAAGAACAGTCCTGCAATGAGGATAAGAAAGCTTAGGTGCCAAAGATTGTATGTGTCATTGGGTGGGTTAAAGCAGGACGCGTTGCCGTTTATAAATACGGGTTCGTTTACAGAGTGTTTATTACGGCGAAACTCCTGTATAGCGATGCTTGAAAAACCTGCGACCTGATTGCTGCAATCGAAACGTTTGCCCCTGCCGATTGGTTGAACGCTTCGTTTAGATGATATTACCGTTAAAAAAGGTGTAAAAATCTCTTTCCGTCCGCTGTACCATCATCAGCAAAGACAACGAAATTAAACATcgcttttggtttgtttatcaaaacatgaaacatgtcGGAATGAAGTATGAATACCTATACAACATTCGTGGATGTGACGCAACGAATGATTAAACAAACTGAGCGGATTCTTGCGCTACTAAAACTTGTATCTATtgaagtggaaaaataaagatCTACAGCAGATGGCTATTGACATAGAATTTAGGAACggaaaaatggcaatggcaAAAAGGGATTGACttgaaatcgaaatttattaGCACCATAAAAGGTGTGCTGTACACGCGTTAAATCACGGTGCATAAATTGAGTTTATGGGGTAGGGCTAACATCTACTTTGCATATTCAACTGATGTGATTTTAGCATAAATTGTAATATATTTAATCATTTCGATCGGAATTCAAATTAAGTTTCGGCAGTGgcaaaatgatttttttatttcatctcTCAAACATCGACAAATGTCCAGTATAGTCCTCCAGACTCGCCTAACGTTTCGCTTTGCGCCTTAAGAAAAGGTAACCAAGAATGTGAAAACAAAAGTACAGAACTACCATTGCACCAATGTTGACCCATAGGTGTCTTTCATTGAAGCTGTAATACTCTAGTACTTCGTGACCAGATTCTAAGCATGGTAGTTTTTCGCTTCGAGTAGAGCATGCTGTAATGATAGATAAGTGTTTATAAGTAtatgtttatgttgcactACGGTTTTAGTTTCGTTTCTCTAGGCAAACGGTGCTTCAAAACTTACTTATATTTGTTACACCTTCCCACTGTACGATGGACATTGCCTCATTGGCGTACATCATCCAGGAGATGTAAGGGAGCCATTGAATCGCCACCGGCATGGTACCTAACTGTATGAAGACACCGGAAGTGATCATCAGGATGTAGTCGAACGGTACTAGGTACGCCAAAGCTAATGGCATCGAGTTGAAGGCAGCTGAAAAGAAGCATCCGCATGCCGTGGAAACGTTCATTACAAGCATCGCAACAATGCTGGTCATGGCGAACGCATAAAACGAAGGACGAAGCGCGGCCAGCCAGTACGCAATGAGTACGAATAGCAATGGTTCCAAGATGAGACCGGGCAGCATTGCTGCAACGTTTGCCACGTAGTACTGCGAAGTACGGTACAGTCCGTTCTTAGTTTCACGTATAAACAGAGGGAATGTCTCGGGGAAAACGGACAAAACCGAGTACATTGGCGAGAAGGTGTTCTCTGAGATCAGGATGAATAAAACGCCTTGCATCGCCTGCACTCCGAGCTGTGTTGTGTCGATCGCGCCGGAAAAGCAGAGTCCGGCCATAATCGCAATCGCCTGTTGGAAGATTGACAATCAGTTAGGCATCGGTCTCGTTCTTACCCCAACATGTGTAGGGTCAAGCTTAAGGTCTGGCGTCTTAGCAGGAGAGTTTTCTTGGAACTCACCATCTTCTGAAGAAAGCGTAGATACTGCACTGTTGGATTCCGTACAACGGTTAACCATGTGCGATACGTGAGCCATAGAGTTGTGTAGAACCAGGAAGGTGGCGCTGCCAGATGCTGCTCATCGTTGATACTAAACTCGCCAGTTTCAGCCATGTGCATCTCGAGGTTTATCAGAACGTCCCGTTGACCGGCGGCTTCGCTGACGGCGAAGAGATCGCACATCCGCTGTGCGGAGCGTTGCGAAGCCTTCTCGAAGCCGGGCGTCGTCGCCAGGGCTCCGATCAAAAATTCCGCCGGGTTGTAGTTCGGTGGACACTCAAAGTTATGTTGAGCGAAAAATTGCAGCGCATCGTTCGGCTTTCCGGCGTAGGCAACGCGTCCTTCGGCCAGCAACATTACCTGATCGAACATCGAGAACAGTTGGCTCGATGGTTGATGAATCGTGCATATGATCGCTGTACCACGTTTCGCTAGCTGTTGGAGCGTCGACACTAGTGCTTGTGCGTTGAACGAGTCCAAACC
Above is a genomic segment from Anopheles bellator chromosome X, idAnoBellAS_SP24_06.2, whole genome shotgun sequence containing:
- the LOC131213553 gene encoding protein scarlet, whose protein sequence is MTKQSAIKLLNMVANGGKKLSSGKVQSQSDDSFGRRPVCLSVTSTSPPLPGGGSRFYQASLRSYSYWSPSEQGATLVWRDLCVYATATAQIGLKGSSKPSIKRIINNVSGAVTPGSLIALMGSSGAGKSTLMAALAYRTQPGTIVQGDILINGHLIGPFMYRLSGFVHQDDLFVSTLTVCEHLHFMAKLKLDRTVSNKAVDQMIRELLDRTGLTRCARTRIGEAGEGKMLSGGEKKRLAFATELLTKPTILFCDEPTTGLDSFNAQALVSTLQQLAKRGTAIICTIHQPSSQLFSMFDQVMLLAEGRVAYAGKPNDALQFFAQHNFECPPNYNPAEFLIGALATTPGFEKASQRSAQRMCDLFAVSEAAGQRDVLINLEMHMAETGEFSINDEQHLAAPPSWFYTTLWLTYRTWLTVVRNPTVQYLRFLQKMAIAIMAGLCFSGAIDTTQLGVQAMQGVLFILISENTFSPMYSVLSVFPETFPLFIRETKNGLYRTSQYYVANVAAMLPGLILEPLLFVLIAYWLAALRPSFYAFAMTSIVAMLVMNVSTACGCFFSAAFNSMPLALAYLVPFDYILMITSGVFIQLGTMPVAIQWLPYISWMMYANEAMSIVQWEGVTNITCSTRSEKLPCLESGHEVLEYYSFNERHLWVNIGAMVVLYFCFHILGYLFLRRKAKR